In bacterium, the genomic window GCCAATTTCTTCAGCTTGCGCTTTGAGAATGCTAACATCTCGAAAACTACCGATCATTCCCAAAACATTTTTCGCCCGGTCAACAATTGGGATATAGTTTGCCTCGATGTACTTGACAGGGTGAGAATGAACCTTAATCATGATGTTGGTCACTGCTTGACCAGAAAAGACTTTCTTCTGCGTCTCCCAGCTATCATCCGATCTTTCCTGGAAATGGGCGAAATACTTGTCCCGATGCTTAAGGATCTCCTCCCTAGTGACTCCAACCAGGCTAGTTTTTATTCCAAAAAGTTTTTCGAGAGAAGGGTTGGTATAAACAACTCTCCCTTCTTTGTCGTAAAGAGTTAATCCATCTCGTGTGTGGTTGTAAATCAAATCCATTTTGTTCTTCTCTTCTTCCAAGTGATTTTCGATCCGCTCTCTATCTTCTATTTCTCTTCTCAAGGCTTCGTTAGTTTTCTGAAGATCAACAGTTCGATCAAAAACTCTTTTTTCTAGTTCCGCATGGGAGATTTGTAGCTCTTCTGCAACACGCTTCTGTTCAGTAACATCAGTGGAAACCACCGTGAGGGCAACAATTTTTTTGTCTTTTCGAATTGGACCCACATTACTGCGATACCAAGCCTTTCCCCCCTCAAAGGCTGGTCCCTCAACTTCGTAAGTCTGGGTTTTCCCAGTCTTGAAAACTCGGGCAAAGGCCTTTTTCATGATCGGTCGGTATTCTTTGTCCACGTAGTCAAAAGAGCTTGAACCAAGTACTTGTTCGTATGTCAGACTCGGGACCAGACGATTAATGAATTGAATTGCACCTTTGCGGTCAACTGTAAAAATGAAGTCGGGGACGTTTTTGACAACAGAATCAAAAAGCTCCTGGGTAAGCGTCGGGGTTTTTTCAGAGGCTGGCTCTTTTTTAGTTTTTTCGCTTCTTTTCATTGCTGGAAGTTTCTTCACCAAAAACTAACCATCTAGGTGGTTATTTTACAACTATCTTACAACCTTTTGTTATAGCCCTACTATAAACTTATTTTCTTGGGAAATCAAGCAGGAGAGTTGTAAAATTTATTTTTGGCTGACCAAAGGCTTTAAATAAGCTCCGGTAAAAGACCTTGCTTGCTTGGCAATCTTCTCCGGCTCCCCACTTGCCACTAGTTCCCCTCCCCGTACACCACCTTCTGGCCCCAGGTCAATGATCCAATCGGCAGTACGAATCACGTCAAGGTTGTGCTCAATGACGAGAACACTGTTTCCCACTTCAACCAGTCGGTGTAAAACAGTCAGAAGATTTTCAATGTCAGCAAAGTGCAGCCCAGTGGTTGGCTCATCGAGAATATAAAGCGTCCCACCAGTACTTCTTTTGGCCAACTCAGTTGCCAACTTAACCCGTTGGGCTTCCCCACCCGAAAGAGTGGTCGCCGGCTGACCCAAGCGGATATAGCCAAGTCCAACTTCATCTAAAGTTTTTAGTTTCGAGGAAATAGCCGGAATGTTTTCAAAAAAACTGACTGCTTCGGAAACAGTCATGTTCAAAACCTGAGAAATGTTTTTACCTTTGTAAAAAATTTCTAAAGCCTCACGGTTGTAACGCGCCCCAGCACAAACTTCGCAAGTCACGTACACATCCGGCAAAAACTGCATCTCTACCTTGATAACACCATCCCCTTGGCAGTTTTCGCACCTTCCTCCTCTGACGTTAAAAGAGAACCTACCAGGTTGGTAACCCCTGGTTCGGGCTTCAGCGGTTTTTGAAAAAATGTCCCGAATGTAGATAAAAGCTCCGGTGTAAGTTGCTGGATTCGAACGTGGGGTACGACCGATTGGGGACTGGTCAATGGCAATGACTTTGTCAATCTTTTCCGTGCCAAGAATTTCTTTGAAAGCTCCGGGTCGGTCCTTGGCACGGTAAAACTTCGCGGCCAGTGCTTTGTAAAGGATGTCCCAAATTAAAGTTGATTTTCCTGATCCAGACAAACCGGTGACGCAAACAAATTTGCCAAGCGGAATTGAAACATCAATTTTTTTCAAATTGTGTTCGGCAGCACCAACTATTTTGATCTCACCTACCTCAGCTCTTTTCTTCGCAAAACTTTTTCGGCTCACCACTTTTTTCCCAGAGAGAAACTCTCCGGTGATTGATTTTGGGTTCCTGGCGATATCATCTGGTCTTCCTTGGGCAACAATTTCCCCACCGTTTTCACCTGCTCCCGGACCAACGTCGACGACCCAATCCGCAGCCCGAATTGTTTCCTCGTCGTGCTCAACAACAATGACGGTGTTGCCCAGTTCTCGCAGTTTTTTCAGAGTCTCAATGAGCTTTGAATTATCTCGCTGGTGTAAACCAATCGAAGGCTCGTCAAGGACGTAAAGAACACCCGAAAGCCCAGAGCCGATTTGGGAGGCAAGACGAATTCTTTGTGCTTCTCCTCCGGCCAAAGTCGCCCCAGTCCGGTTTATAGTCAAATAGTCCAAACCAACATTAATTAAAAATTTCAACCTTTCCTGAATCTCTTTTAAAACTTGTTTCGCTACCAAAGCTTCATTTTCTGCTAGTTTAAGATTGCTGAACCAGTCCGAAACTTGAGAAATTGCTAGTGCGGAAACTTCAACAATTGATTTATTCTTGATAGTAACAAAGGCAGCTTCTTTTTTTAAGCGACTACCGAAGCAAAGGTCACATACTTCCTCCCGCATGTATTTTTCAATTTCCTTTTTGACCCAATCACTTTCTGTTTCCTGATAGCGGCGTAGCATCTCAGGAACCACTCCTTCAAAAGTAGTTGAGAAGCGGATATTGCGCCCGAAGCGGTTGCGTCCAGAAACTTCAAGAACATCCTGCGAAGAGCCGTACAGAACTTTGTCTAGGATATCTTTGGGCAAATCTTTGATTGGAGTACTTAAAGAAAAGTTTAGCTCGGTGGCGAGAGCCTCGAGGCGGCGGGCGGTCCAGTTGTCATGGGCAAGAGTTCGGCTCCAGGGAATGATTGCCCCCTCGCTGATTGATAAAGTCTTGTTGGGAAGAACCAGCTCGGGATCAACCGTAAGTTTGGTCCCCAAACCAGAACAGCCCGGACAAGCCCCGTGGGGTGAATTAAAAGAAAAAGTTCTTGGCTCAAGTTCGGGCAAAGAAACGTCGTGCTCGGGACAAGAAAATTTCTCTGAAAAAAGCCGATCCTTTTCACCTTCAACGTTGATATGAATCAAACCCTCCCCAAGTTTAAGAGCCACTTCAACCGAATCAGTCAGCCTCTGTCTTTCAATCGGCAAAACCAGTCGATCCACGACAACTTCAATGTTGTGGATTTTGTAACGATCAAGACTAGGAGTTTCGTCAATTTCGTAAACTTTCCCATCGACACGGGCTCGTACAAAACCCTTTTTCTTCAAATCCAGGAAAACCTCGTCATAAATCCCCTTCCTGCCTTTGACGATTGGGGCAAGTAGCAAAATTTTCTTGTCCTTTTCTAGACTCAAAATTTGATCAACTATTTCCTGAGTTGACTGAGCTGCTATCTCCTTTCCATCCACCGGGCAATGAGGATGCCCAACTCGAGCCCAAAGCAAACGCATGTAGTCATAAATTTCGGTGATGGTGCCAACTGTCGAACGTGGGTTTTTCGAAGCCGACTTCTGGTCAATAGAAATTGCCGGTGAAAGCCCTTCGATCTGATCGACATCGGGCTTTTCCATCAAACCTAAAAATTGGCGCGCGTAAGCTGAGAGAGATTCAACGTAGCGGCGCTGCCCTTCCGCATAAATCGTGTCGAAGGCGAGTGAACTTTTCCCCGAACCGGAAATGCCGGTGATAACAACCAAAGAGTTTTTGGGAATTTCTAGATTCACATTTTTGAGATTGTGCTCACGGGCGCCGCGAATGACGATTTTGTCTACCATAAAAAGAGTAAATAAGCCGAAAAATTCTACCAGAAAAAGCAAGTTGAAACAATATCTAGGAGCTAAGTCTAATGTTTTTTAATAACAAAATAGGCAAGATTAGGTTCTTCGGTAAGAGTATCAATTTTGCGAAAATCGTCACGATAAACCCCTTCGAGAGATACGCCCTTAATTTTTTCAACTACAAATAGTACCTCTCTTAAGTACCACATTTTTTCTGTCATTGACTCACGTTTCCAATCTGACCAGGCACCGTCAGGATCACGAGTTCTTATAAAAACATCAAAGTTAATAAAGTTCTTTTTTGTGTCCTGATGGTTCAGCCAAATTCGGTGAAACCTCTCAGTCGCGAAGATAGTAATTGGTTGGGAATAAAAATCAATTTGCCAGCCTTGGAAAGTCCTGATATCAAAGACCAAAATTCCGTCTTTATCCAAAATATTTACTAATCGTGAAACCATCTCCTCAAGTTGTATCGGATTTAAAGCAAAATTTGAACTGTAGTCAGTCCAAACTACCGCCGCTGCAGGTTTGTCAATACTCACAGTTCGTATATCAGCCTCGAAAAGTTCAATGTTCGGATAACCAGCACTTAATCTAAAGGCTTCGGAAAGCATAGGTCGAGAATTATCAAAAGCTTTTATTTTGGAAAAACCCTGTGAAACTAGTTGTCTTGCAAGTGCTGCCGTACCGCAAGCCGCCTCTACTACCAACGCATCTTTGGGAATTTTATAACTTTCAAGAATTTCTTTGGCAAACCTTGCTACACCAGATTGTATATAATCTGGACTATCCTCATTGTAAACAGGGGCAAAAACTGCCCAGGCCGGCTGTTTTTTGAGAGATCCAAGCTTCTTTTCAATTTCAGCAGCTACTTTTTCGGGGTTTGTATCTGCCTCTCTAGCCCATTCCCCAAACTGTCCTGGCTCCTGCTTGGCGAGCTGTCGAAGTCTTGCTAAAGCAATAGAGTGGAGACTATCCGCCGAAGTATCTAAAGTCTGCATTGAGTTTTCGGAACGCCCGCTTAAAGCGTTTTTCAAGAAGCCCGCTACAATTCCTTTGGCTTCTTCTTCAGTTTCATAGGAATTACCTTGAAGCAAGTCATGGGTAATATAAGAACTGAAATCTTTGCCTTGAGCTAAAATTAATGTTGGTTTATGAAAAAGCAGGGCCAGCGTTAACTCATGACCCACTCTAATATCTTCTTCCGTTGCTTCGATAATTACCACATCAGCAGAGGCAATTCCTTGCCTAATAAAGGCGTAATGGGCTTGTTCTTTATTTAAGCCTTGGCGCTGTAGTTTATCGAGAGAAGCAAAATACCGATTAGTGTCTTCAGGGGTAATAACCCGATCACTTTTCCTAATAGTAGCAACAATAGCATCTATAAAGGTTTGATAGTGTTTTTTGCCGGAGAACGGAGTCGTGAAGAAAACATTCATAATACAAAAACTATAGCATAGGGAACTAGATCTTTTTCCCCTGAGCAGTGATTGTCTTTGGAACCGCAACCTCTTCTTTTTTAAGTTCCATGATTTGGTCGCGGATCAGTGCGGCGCGCTCAAACTGCAGATCTTCGGCTGCCGCTTTCATCGTTGCTTCTAGATCCTTGATCAGTTTTTTGACTTGATCAGCGGGAACTTTGGTCAGATCCAGTTCTTCAACTGTGGTTGCCTCCGGCTGGATCTCACTCAAACGCTCCCCAATGTCATGCAAGGCTTTTTCGACAGTTGTCGCGGTGATGCCGTGGTCTTCGTTGTATTTGATCTGAACCGCCCGCCGCCGGTCAGTTTCGCTGATAGCTTCCTTCATTGAACCAGTGACTCGGTCAGCATACATTATTACTTTAGAATTAACTCGACGAGCCGCCCGTCCGATAGTCTGGATTAATGAAGTTTTGTTGCGCAGAAAGCCTTCTTTGTCCGCATCCATGATCGCCACCAGAGAAACTTCAGGTAAATCCAGTCCTTCTCTGAGCAAGTTCACCCCAACTAAAACATCATAAATTCCCCGCCGCAAATCTTTCAAAATCTGAACTCTCTCGAGCGTATCAACCTCAAAATGGATGTACATGACCTTGATCTCCCGTTCCTGAAGGTATTCGGTCAAGTCTTCGGCCATCCGCTTTGTTAAGGTTGTCACCAAAACTCTCTCGTTTTTCTTGACCCTTTGGTCAATTTCGGAGATCAAATCGGGAATTTGCCCTTTGGTGCCTCGCACTTCAACTTCAGGATCAACCACGCCGGTCGGACGGATGATCTGCTCGACCACTTGAGTAGATAAAGAAATTTCGTAGTTCTGCGGGGTGGCGGAAGTGTAAATCACTTGGTTGAGTTTGCGGAAAAACTCATCGTAGCTCAGAGGTCGGTTGTCCAGCGCCGAGGGCAAACGGAAACCGTGATCAATCAAGGTTGTTTTCCGTGCCTTCTCTCCGTGCCACATTCCCCGTACCTGCGGCAAGCTCATGTGTGATTCATCGACAATCAGTAAAAAATCTTTGGGAAAATAATCTATCAGTGTGTACGGCGCCTCACCTGGCGCTCGATGATCGAAATAGCGTGAATAGTTCTCAATTCCGTTGCAATAACCCAGCTGCTCCATCATTTCCAAATCATAGTTGGTTCGCTGTTCCAATCTTTGCGCCTCAACCAATCTGTCATTCTTTTTTAAATACTTCAGCCTTTCGGCAAGTTCTGCTCGAATTTGCTTGATTGGGCTAGCAATATCTTCCTCCTCCATCTGATAGTGACGGGTGGGAAAAATCAAAATTTCTTCAAGCTCTTCTTCGAGATCAAAGCTAGTCGCGTTGAGTTTACTTATTTTTTCAATTTCATCACCGAAAAAACTGACGCGGAGAGCAAACTGTTCGTAGGCGGGATAAAGCTCGAGAATGTCCCCTTTGATTCGAAAAGTTCCACGCCGCAGATCAGTATTGTTGCGCTCGTACTGCAAATCAATCAAGCGTTTGGCCAGGTCTCCAAGTAAAAATTTCTGGCCTTTCAACAAACCCACTGTGCTTTGGCGGTAAGCAACTGGGTTGCCCAAGTTGTAAATGCAGGAGACTGAAGCGACAATAATGACGTCTTTCCTGGTCATTAGGGCTTTGGTTGCCGCCAAACGCAGTCGGTCAATTTCCTCATTGATATCGGCATCTTTTTCAATGTAAAGATCGATTTTGGGAACATAGCTCTCGGGCTGATAATAATCATAGTAACTGACAAAATATTCCACCGCGCTTTCAGGGAAAAACTCGCGAAATTCCGCAGCTAGTTGAGCGGCCAAAGTCTTGTTGTGGGCTAGAACCAAAGTTGGCTTCTGGATCTGATCAATGACATTGGCAATCGTGAATGTTTTGCCCGTACCCGTGGCTCCAAGCAAAGTCTGGTGTTTATCGCCGCGTTGGATTCCGGCCACAAGTTTTTCGATCGCCGCTGGTTGGTCTCCGGTAGGAATAAAGGGCGCGTGCAGTTTAAATTTGCCCATTGGAATTTCTATTGTAGCTCAGAAGTAAAGAAGTACAAGAAGTGAGGAAGCGCAGCCAGAGGAAGTGTAACATTGAGTTTCCTCTTTGTTCACTTTTCTAGCTGCGCTCGTGCATCAGTGGCGGACCCAGGATAAGTCGCTGAACCGGCCACGTGTTGCTTAGTTGGCAGGAGTCTGAGTGTACTTTCCGAACTGAACCCAGACCAGCTGCGACCGCGAATGCTGAAAGCATCCCGATTCCGTAGTCCCTCTCCTGCCTTCTGCTTTCACTTTGGTACGGAGGTTAACCGCCAACAGCACCAAAGTTTCCGCCTTTCTCACTGGAAGCAACAGATTTTGGTCGCTCAACCAGGTTGTAGTTGGGGTGGAGTCAGCGGCTGCCTTCGAACGCAATCTCTCATAGTTGCACTCATTGGCGCACAGACCTGACTCCCCGAAAGAACGGCCAGACAGGAGGTCCTGTCGGCACGGAAAAAGCGGATGAAGAGACTGGCTAGTAACTCTCAAACTTGACGGGTTCGGAAAGTGCGGGCGTGGTGCCCTTGAAGCGCAGTCTCGTCTCCGGTCTCAAATCCAAAGGTCACCGCTGCCGAGGATTTTCATCCATAAGCGGCGACACGTCAGATTGATCCCAAATTTCTTCCGAACTCTATTATAGCGCAGGAAGTCAAAATTTAAACCCCAAAAACTGATCTGGTTTGGTTGTGAAAAGAGTCTTTTTGCCTGAGTTGACAGACGACCAAAAAAGAGACGACAATATAACCAGAAAAGACACGAATGACCTGCCACGTACCAGATCAAAAAAATGTAAGTCTAATTCAACAAAGCGAATTAACTTACAGTCCGGGGCTAGGTTGAAAGTTACCAAGGAAAGTCTCGGTGCATGGCCTGCTCGGGGCCCATTCGATTTTCCTCTTTATTAAACTTAAATACTTGCCCGAGCAAAGGAAGGGTTTTATATGGCTCCTGTTCTTTACCGACGCCAGCGAGATCTGGTTGAATTTGTCTCTCAATTTATGCAAAAAAATGGTTATGCCCCGACACTAGCTGAAATATGCGACGGTCTTGGTTTGCGCTCCCCAGCTACAGTTCACGAACACATTGCCAATTTGATCCGAAAAGGGGTTTTGAAAAAAACTGAAGGCACTCGCCGTGGTATTGAGGTAGTTGATCAAAGGGCGATGGGCTGGGTCCCGGTTGGGGTGGAACTTCCCCTCAGCGGGCGTATTGCTGCCGGTCAGCCCATTGAGGCCATTGACGATCCTGCCTCAACGATCACGGTTCCGGCCGACCTGGTCGGCAACAAACGCTCCTTTGTTCTTCAGGTCAAAGGCAATTCCATGATTGAGGCAGCCATTCTCGATGGCGATTTTGTCGTCTGTGAACAAGTTGAAAGCGCCGACAACGGCGAAATCGTTGTGGCTCTACTGAACAACGGCACCTTTGCCACACTCAAGCGTTTTTTCAAAGAAGCTGACCACATCCGTCTTGAACCAGCCAATTCAACCATGAACCCACTCATTGTCCGCGATGTCCAAATCCAGGGTAAAGTAGTTGGGGTAATTCGTAAGTATCACTAACAGCGGGTAACCACCTCCTTCAATCCTGATACTTGATACTTGATACTTGATACTTGATACCTTTAGAATAAAGCTAATGCCTGAGGAGATAATTGAGAAAGTCGCCGAGTCCCCGGCGGTTGCTGTTGAAGCCGCTATTGATACTTCCAAAAAAGTTTCTGAGACTATTGCCAACCAAGCCCCGGTCAAAAAGGCCAATGAATACTGGCGCATGCTTGGTCCTGGCCTGACTACCGGCGCAGCCGACGATGATCCTTCGGGAATTGCTACCTACTCTCAAACTGGTGCCCGTTACGGCTTTCAACTGCTTTGGCTTGCGGCTTTTACCTTTCCCCTGATGGCAGTGGTCCAAGAAATGTGTGCTCGCATTGGTCTAGTTACCGGTCGGGGACTAGCTGCCAACATCCGCCTCAACTATCCAAAATGGGTTCTCTACACTTGTACTGCTCTTCTTTTCGCAGCCAACACTTTGAACCTGGGTGCTGACCTTGGAGCTATGGCCAAAGCCACCCAACTTTTGCGCCCAGATCTTAATTTTGGCTTTTTGGTAGCTGGCTTTGCCATTCTCAGTTTAGTCCTGCAAATTTTTACGACTTATGACAAATACGCCAAATATTTAAAGTGGCTCGCCCTTTTCCTTCTTTCTTACGTTCTGGCTGCTTTCATGATCAAAGGAATCGATTGGAGTCAAGTTTTCAAAGCTAGTCTGTTACCTCAACTTCAGCTAAACAAAGAACAAATTCTTCTCGTTTGTGGGATTTTGGGAACCACTATCTCCCCTTATTTATTTTTCTGGCAAACTTCTCAAGAGGTTGAGGAAGAGGTTCTCGAAGGTAAGACGACAATTCAACTGCGTCAGCAAGAAACAAGCCAAGAAGAGATTCGAAAAATGAGAGTCGATGTTTGGTCAGGAATGTTTTTGTCCAATCTAGTCATGTTTTTCATTATTTTGACAACAGCCGCGGTTTTGTTTTCCAACGGTATTACTCAAATTGCTTCGGCTGCTGATGCTGCGGCCGCACTTAGGCCTCTAGCTGGGCCCTTTGCCTACTATCTTTTTGCTGCCGGCATCATCGGAACTGGTCTTTTGGCGGTTCCAATCCTCGCCGGCTCAGCTTCTTACGCCATGAGTGAGAGCTTCCGCTGGAAATACGGTCTCTACCGCAAGCTCAAAGAAGCTTACGCTTTTTATGGGGTCATCATCATTGCCATGCTTATTGGTCTGGCTATCAATTTCTTTGGCATTGACCCGATCAAGGCGTTGCTCTATTCGGCGGTTCTCAACGGCCTGATTGCCCCGGTCGTACTGATTTTAATTGTTCTGATTAGTAGCAACAAAAAAGTTATGGGGGAAAGGAAAAATGGTTTGCTGACCACTAGCTTAGGCTGGCTTATTACTCTAGTAATGACTGTGGTTGGTCTGGCTGCTTTAGTTTCTCTCCTCATCCTATAACTGATTTTATTTCTTCCAAAACCTTCGCTGGAGAAGCTGAACTTTTAATAATGTAAGCCTTAGCCCCCAAGGAAAGTGCTTTTGTAAGCAGGGGATCGTCGTCCAAGTTGCTCAGGACAATCACGTTTAAATCTCTAGTTTTGTTGTCCTCTTTTAGCTCTTGAAGCACTTGGAAGCCATCCTTTTCCGGCATCATGATATCAAGCAGCAAAAGATCAAAGCTCTCCTTTTTCGCTATCTCCAAAGCTTCGTTACCATTGGTGGCAATTTTGACCCGATAGCCACCCTTGGAAAGCATCCGTTCGTAAAGGTTGCGGATAAACTGGTCGTCTTCAACTAAAAGAACTTTTTTTTCTTCCACTATTTTTTCCTCATTTTCTTGTAAAAGTAGATAACCACTAAGATTATAACGATAGCAATGATGACGATGTCAAATTTGCGGAAAAAAGGTCCAATGCTGTGCCAGTTTTCACGCAGTTTCAAACCAATGTAAGTAAGCAAAGCCGACCAAAGAAAGGATCCCAAAAAGGTCAGTGGAATAAAGGTTTTCAAAGGTAGTTTGGTGATTCCAGCTGGCAAAGAAATAAAAGTTCTAACTATCGGAAGAATACGGCTGAAAAAAACCAAGGGGCTGCCGTATTTTTTAAACCATTTGACGGAAAACTCGTAGTCCTCTTCAGAAAGTAGCAAAAACTTACCCCAACTCCTGATAAATTTCCGCACGTAATGGTCCTGACCCCAGTAGCCAAGACCGTAAGCAAGCAAACTCCCAACCAGGTTTCCCGCCGCACCGACGCTCACTACCAACCAAAAAGAAAACTTACCCTGAAAAGCGAGTAGTCCCGAAAAGGGCATAATGATTTCAGAAGGAATTGGAATCAGAGCTGACTCCGCGGTCATAAAAAGAAAGACTCCCCAATAGCCCGTAGCGGCAATGGTTTCTACTATTAAATTGGTAGCGGTATTGATCAAGCTCTCAAGCATAAATTAATAATACCAGTTTTGGTCCTCAGTTTGCTCAGT contains:
- a CDS encoding class I SAM-dependent methyltransferase, with the translated sequence MNVFFTTPFSGKKHYQTFIDAIVATIRKSDRVITPEDTNRYFASLDKLQRQGLNKEQAHYAFIRQGIASADVVIIEATEEDIRVGHELTLALLFHKPTLILAQGKDFSSYITHDLLQGNSYETEEEAKGIVAGFLKNALSGRSENSMQTLDTSADSLHSIALARLRQLAKQEPGQFGEWAREADTNPEKVAAEIEKKLGSLKKQPAWAVFAPVYNEDSPDYIQSGVARFAKEILESYKIPKDALVVEAACGTAALARQLVSQGFSKIKAFDNSRPMLSEAFRLSAGYPNIELFEADIRTVSIDKPAAAVVWTDYSSNFALNPIQLEEMVSRLVNILDKDGILVFDIRTFQGWQIDFYSQPITIFATERFHRIWLNHQDTKKNFINFDVFIRTRDPDGAWSDWKRESMTEKMWYLREVLFVVEKIKGVSLEGVYRDDFRKIDTLTEEPNLAYFVIKKH
- the lexA gene encoding transcriptional repressor LexA yields the protein MAPVLYRRQRDLVEFVSQFMQKNGYAPTLAEICDGLGLRSPATVHEHIANLIRKGVLKKTEGTRRGIEVVDQRAMGWVPVGVELPLSGRIAAGQPIEAIDDPASTITVPADLVGNKRSFVLQVKGNSMIEAAILDGDFVVCEQVESADNGEIVVALLNNGTFATLKRFFKEADHIRLEPANSTMNPLIVRDVQIQGKVVGVIRKYH
- the uvrA gene encoding excinuclease ABC subunit UvrA; this translates as MVDKIVIRGAREHNLKNVNLEIPKNSLVVITGISGSGKSSLAFDTIYAEGQRRYVESLSAYARQFLGLMEKPDVDQIEGLSPAISIDQKSASKNPRSTVGTITEIYDYMRLLWARVGHPHCPVDGKEIAAQSTQEIVDQILSLEKDKKILLLAPIVKGRKGIYDEVFLDLKKKGFVRARVDGKVYEIDETPSLDRYKIHNIEVVVDRLVLPIERQRLTDSVEVALKLGEGLIHINVEGEKDRLFSEKFSCPEHDVSLPELEPRTFSFNSPHGACPGCSGLGTKLTVDPELVLPNKTLSISEGAIIPWSRTLAHDNWTARRLEALATELNFSLSTPIKDLPKDILDKVLYGSSQDVLEVSGRNRFGRNIRFSTTFEGVVPEMLRRYQETESDWVKKEIEKYMREEVCDLCFGSRLKKEAAFVTIKNKSIVEVSALAISQVSDWFSNLKLAENEALVAKQVLKEIQERLKFLINVGLDYLTINRTGATLAGGEAQRIRLASQIGSGLSGVLYVLDEPSIGLHQRDNSKLIETLKKLRELGNTVIVVEHDEETIRAADWVVDVGPGAGENGGEIVAQGRPDDIARNPKSITGEFLSGKKVVSRKSFAKKRAEVGEIKIVGAAEHNLKKIDVSIPLGKFVCVTGLSGSGKSTLIWDILYKALAAKFYRAKDRPGAFKEILGTEKIDKVIAIDQSPIGRTPRSNPATYTGAFIYIRDIFSKTAEARTRGYQPGRFSFNVRGGRCENCQGDGVIKVEMQFLPDVYVTCEVCAGARYNREALEIFYKGKNISQVLNMTVSEAVSFFENIPAISSKLKTLDEVGLGYIRLGQPATTLSGGEAQRVKLATELAKRSTGGTLYILDEPTTGLHFADIENLLTVLHRLVEVGNSVLVIEHNLDVIRTADWIIDLGPEGGVRGGELVASGEPEKIAKQARSFTGAYLKPLVSQK
- the uvrB gene encoding excinuclease ABC subunit UvrB, yielding MGKFKLHAPFIPTGDQPAAIEKLVAGIQRGDKHQTLLGATGTGKTFTIANVIDQIQKPTLVLAHNKTLAAQLAAEFREFFPESAVEYFVSYYDYYQPESYVPKIDLYIEKDADINEEIDRLRLAATKALMTRKDVIIVASVSCIYNLGNPVAYRQSTVGLLKGQKFLLGDLAKRLIDLQYERNNTDLRRGTFRIKGDILELYPAYEQFALRVSFFGDEIEKISKLNATSFDLEEELEEILIFPTRHYQMEEEDIASPIKQIRAELAERLKYLKKNDRLVEAQRLEQRTNYDLEMMEQLGYCNGIENYSRYFDHRAPGEAPYTLIDYFPKDFLLIVDESHMSLPQVRGMWHGEKARKTTLIDHGFRLPSALDNRPLSYDEFFRKLNQVIYTSATPQNYEISLSTQVVEQIIRPTGVVDPEVEVRGTKGQIPDLISEIDQRVKKNERVLVTTLTKRMAEDLTEYLQEREIKVMYIHFEVDTLERVQILKDLRRGIYDVLVGVNLLREGLDLPEVSLVAIMDADKEGFLRNKTSLIQTIGRAARRVNSKVIMYADRVTGSMKEAISETDRRRAVQIKYNEDHGITATTVEKALHDIGERLSEIQPEATTVEELDLTKVPADQVKKLIKDLEATMKAAAEDLQFERAALIRDQIMELKKEEVAVPKTITAQGKKI
- a CDS encoding DedA family protein, translated to MLESLINTATNLIVETIAATGYWGVFLFMTAESALIPIPSEIIMPFSGLLAFQGKFSFWLVVSVGAAGNLVGSLLAYGLGYWGQDHYVRKFIRSWGKFLLLSEEDYEFSVKWFKKYGSPLVFFSRILPIVRTFISLPAGITKLPLKTFIPLTFLGSFLWSALLTYIGLKLRENWHSIGPFFRKFDIVIIAIVIILVVIYFYKKMRKK
- a CDS encoding Nramp family divalent metal transporter, whose amino-acid sequence is MPEEIIEKVAESPAVAVEAAIDTSKKVSETIANQAPVKKANEYWRMLGPGLTTGAADDDPSGIATYSQTGARYGFQLLWLAAFTFPLMAVVQEMCARIGLVTGRGLAANIRLNYPKWVLYTCTALLFAANTLNLGADLGAMAKATQLLRPDLNFGFLVAGFAILSLVLQIFTTYDKYAKYLKWLALFLLSYVLAAFMIKGIDWSQVFKASLLPQLQLNKEQILLVCGILGTTISPYLFFWQTSQEVEEEVLEGKTTIQLRQQETSQEEIRKMRVDVWSGMFLSNLVMFFIILTTAAVLFSNGITQIASAADAAAALRPLAGPFAYYLFAAGIIGTGLLAVPILAGSASYAMSESFRWKYGLYRKLKEAYAFYGVIIIAMLIGLAINFFGIDPIKALLYSAVLNGLIAPVVLILIVLISSNKKVMGERKNGLLTTSLGWLITLVMTVVGLAALVSLLIL
- a CDS encoding response regulator; this translates as MEEKKVLLVEDDQFIRNLYERMLSKGGYRVKIATNGNEALEIAKKESFDLLLLDIMMPEKDGFQVLQELKEDNKTRDLNVIVLSNLDDDPLLTKALSLGAKAYIIKSSASPAKVLEEIKSVIG